A section of the Candidatus Binataceae bacterium genome encodes:
- a CDS encoding ribonuclease J: MAGSSPIGIPVRLVALGGLGEIGLNLMAIECSGSAIIIDCGVMFPDQPEFGGGVLIPEFSWLERTRVKIEGIVLTHAHEDHIGALPHLLRRIKVPVYGTDLTLAFVRRRFAEASVAEEVSLVSIWPRRPFRAGPFEVEPIRVTHSTPDSVALAIRTPAGTIVHTGDFKIDEAPVDGRVFDRERFVELGREGVVLLLSDSTNVERAGRSPSESSLKPVLREIMSRSRQRFFLSAFSSHLHRFRQVAEVAAEMGRHVAPLGRRISESVRLGLESGQLPLHPGAFVEAAEAQFLEPRKVAYLTSGSQGEPLSALAKLSRGTHPRVQIEPEDVVVLSSRFIPGNERAINTLVNRLYKLGAEVFYDAVAPVHVSGHASRDELAEMLLLTRPKYFVPIHGEFRHLARHVALAIEAGIAERNCFLLEDGDTLVLNGAQAHRGQSVDAGRVMIDEGGARGDVAVLGERKVLAQEGTVTAILIVSAKTGQIIAGPDLVSRGLVSGDGTSAHMRRARDELAARLRDIGGPYRADAISLKDEVVRTIRGYFSEELGKRPLVVPHVVEV, translated from the coding sequence ATGGCGGGGAGCTCTCCAATAGGCATTCCGGTCAGATTGGTTGCGCTCGGCGGGTTGGGCGAGATCGGCCTCAACTTGATGGCGATCGAGTGCTCGGGCAGCGCGATTATCATCGATTGCGGGGTGATGTTTCCCGACCAGCCTGAGTTTGGTGGCGGGGTCCTTATCCCTGAATTCTCCTGGCTCGAGCGGACCCGGGTGAAGATTGAGGGAATCGTCCTCACCCACGCGCACGAGGATCATATCGGGGCGCTGCCGCATCTGCTTCGGCGCATCAAGGTGCCCGTCTATGGGACTGATCTGACCCTGGCGTTTGTTCGGCGCCGCTTTGCGGAGGCTTCAGTTGCGGAGGAAGTCTCGCTGGTGTCTATCTGGCCGCGGCGACCTTTTCGCGCCGGTCCTTTTGAAGTCGAGCCGATTCGCGTCACCCATTCGACGCCCGATTCCGTCGCCCTTGCGATTCGCACTCCGGCTGGAACGATCGTCCACACCGGAGATTTCAAAATCGATGAAGCCCCGGTGGACGGTCGAGTCTTCGACCGCGAACGGTTCGTGGAACTGGGACGCGAGGGAGTTGTCCTGTTGCTTTCCGACTCGACCAACGTGGAACGCGCCGGGCGCTCCCCTTCCGAGAGTTCGCTCAAACCGGTCTTGCGCGAAATCATGTCGCGATCGCGCCAGCGGTTTTTCCTCTCGGCGTTCTCCTCGCATCTCCATCGCTTTCGTCAGGTCGCCGAAGTGGCGGCGGAGATGGGACGCCACGTAGCCCCGCTTGGGCGCCGGATAAGCGAAAGTGTCCGCCTGGGTCTCGAAAGCGGACAGCTGCCGCTTCACCCGGGAGCCTTTGTCGAAGCCGCCGAAGCCCAGTTTCTGGAGCCGCGGAAAGTTGCTTATCTGACCAGCGGCAGCCAGGGCGAGCCGCTCTCGGCGCTGGCCAAACTCTCAAGGGGCACCCATCCGCGGGTACAGATCGAACCCGAAGACGTGGTGGTGCTTTCCTCGCGCTTCATTCCCGGCAACGAGCGCGCCATCAACACGCTCGTCAATCGCCTGTACAAACTCGGCGCCGAAGTATTCTATGACGCGGTCGCGCCGGTGCACGTATCCGGCCACGCGAGCCGGGACGAACTGGCGGAGATGCTCTTGCTTACGCGCCCCAAGTACTTCGTGCCGATTCACGGAGAATTTCGCCATCTCGCGCGTCATGTGGCGCTCGCGATCGAGGCGGGAATTGCGGAGCGCAATTGCTTCTTGCTTGAAGACGGAGACACTCTGGTTCTGAATGGCGCGCAAGCTCACCGTGGTCAGAGCGTGGATGCAGGCCGCGTGATGATCGACGAGGGCGGTGCGCGCGGCGATGTCGCAGTGCTGGGCGAGCGCAAGGTACTGGCTCAGGAAGGAACTGTCACCGCGATCCTGATCGTTTCCGCGAAGACTGGTCAAATAATCGCCGGACCGGACCTGGTATCGCGGGGCCTGGTGAGTGGCGACGGAACCTCAGCGCATATGCGGCGCGCGCGCGATGAATTGGCGGCGCGGCTGCGCGACATCGGCGGACCTTACCGCGCCGACGCGATCTCGCTGAAGGACGAAGTGGTTCGGACGATTCGCGGCTACTTCAGCGAGGAACTGGGTAAGCGGCCGCTGGTCGTTCCGCACGTGGTGGAGGTGTAG
- a CDS encoding DUF309 domain-containing protein: MAGKPRDYFQEGIDLFNAGQFFKCHEAWEYVWNRSEGDEKLAIQGLIQAAVAILHLERGNHEGAESLYAKARAKLDPLPDNFRQVAIAELRQSLEEFFMSARAANAAAARPRIRRIRP, encoded by the coding sequence ATGGCTGGTAAGCCGCGTGACTACTTTCAGGAAGGGATCGATCTCTTCAACGCCGGTCAGTTCTTCAAATGCCATGAAGCGTGGGAGTACGTGTGGAATCGATCCGAAGGCGACGAAAAGCTCGCGATCCAGGGGCTGATTCAAGCCGCGGTAGCGATCCTCCACCTCGAGCGCGGAAATCACGAAGGTGCCGAGTCCCTTTACGCGAAGGCTCGCGCCAAGCTGGATCCGTTGCCGGACAATTTCAGGCAAGTTGCAATCGCTGAACTGCGTCAATCGCTTGAAGAGTTCTTCATGTCTGCGCGCGCAGCCAACGCAGCCGCCGCGCGCCCGCGGATCCGTAGAATTCGACCTTGA
- a CDS encoding DNA translocase FtsK produces the protein MAPRSRIVEELSALALIALVAFATVSLVCLDVGRVPNLGGPVGEALAFALSAVLGYPAYAGLALAVALAARVWTRTPMLTLAREALGGAILLAALATAGGLFEPSEPRIGGLTGAWAAGVLTASLNLAGGYLVAVLAMVCGLALMLKRAPTELAAAAWAKMHGGQVRPGSGVDDEFPRSPRIFELADEIVDEGAEPDGKRPPLKVRKIETRELSSRDKRRDALASKPRIRGAYKIPPPSLLDMPPAEHTQVDESTLERSARVLEQKLADFGVVGRVVEVQPGPVVTMYKFEPGSGIKVSQIVNLSDDLSMALRAAAVRIQAPVPGEAVVGIEVPNRKRERVYLREILEAEEFSAENSQLTIALGKDIAGRPVAADLARMPHLLIAGATGTGKSVSIHTMIAAILFNTTADDVRFILIDPKMLELSVYENIPHMLVPVVVDPAKAAAALLWATQEMETRYLMMREFGVRNVDSYNQALATGAKPVELKPPAPSEGQGVTAQPFEHRKLSKIVIVIDELADLLLSEGKTIERDISRLAAKARAAGIHLILATQRPSVDVITGLIKANLPARISFQVTSRVDSRTILDSIGAERLLGAGDMLFLPPGTAKLRRLHGPFVSEHEIRRLTDFLREQGAPEYRMEILETTAPGEDGSPEGDQEHDEMYDDAVRIVMETNQASISMIQRRLRIGYNRAARMVEQMEREGIVMPADGARPREVRLRSAN, from the coding sequence GTGGCGCCCCGCAGCAGAATCGTCGAAGAGCTGAGCGCGCTCGCCCTGATCGCGCTGGTTGCATTCGCGACGGTTAGCCTTGTCTGCCTCGACGTCGGACGGGTTCCCAATCTCGGCGGACCGGTAGGGGAGGCACTCGCTTTCGCGCTTAGTGCGGTTCTCGGTTATCCGGCCTACGCCGGTTTGGCACTGGCGGTGGCGCTGGCGGCCCGCGTGTGGACCCGTACGCCAATGCTGACCCTGGCCCGTGAGGCGCTCGGTGGTGCGATCCTGCTGGCGGCGTTGGCGACCGCCGGGGGTCTCTTCGAGCCGAGTGAACCACGAATCGGGGGGCTGACGGGTGCGTGGGCGGCGGGTGTGTTGACCGCTTCCCTGAACCTGGCGGGAGGTTATCTGGTCGCGGTGCTCGCGATGGTGTGTGGGCTCGCGCTCATGCTCAAGCGCGCTCCGACCGAACTGGCGGCCGCGGCTTGGGCGAAAATGCATGGGGGGCAGGTCCGGCCTGGAAGCGGGGTCGATGATGAATTTCCCAGGTCGCCGCGGATCTTCGAACTCGCTGATGAGATCGTGGACGAGGGCGCGGAGCCTGACGGAAAGCGACCGCCGCTCAAGGTACGCAAGATCGAAACCCGCGAACTGTCCTCGCGGGATAAGCGCAGAGATGCGCTGGCATCGAAACCGCGCATCCGCGGCGCATACAAGATCCCCCCGCCGTCGCTGCTCGACATGCCGCCGGCCGAACACACCCAGGTTGATGAATCCACGCTGGAGCGCAGCGCACGCGTGCTGGAACAGAAGCTCGCAGACTTTGGCGTCGTGGGGAGGGTGGTAGAGGTTCAACCGGGTCCGGTCGTCACGATGTATAAGTTCGAACCAGGGTCGGGAATCAAAGTCAGCCAGATCGTGAATCTCTCGGACGATCTCTCGATGGCCCTACGAGCCGCCGCCGTGAGAATTCAGGCGCCGGTGCCGGGCGAAGCGGTGGTCGGAATCGAGGTTCCCAACCGCAAGCGCGAGCGAGTCTATCTGCGGGAAATTCTCGAAGCGGAGGAATTCTCCGCCGAGAACAGTCAGCTCACCATTGCCCTGGGAAAAGATATTGCCGGGCGGCCGGTGGCTGCCGACCTGGCGCGGATGCCGCATCTGTTGATCGCGGGGGCGACCGGAACCGGTAAATCGGTGTCGATTCACACGATGATCGCGGCGATTTTGTTCAATACGACCGCCGACGACGTGCGATTTATCCTGATTGATCCCAAGATGCTCGAGCTTTCGGTATACGAGAATATCCCGCACATGCTGGTGCCGGTGGTAGTTGATCCGGCTAAAGCGGCGGCCGCGCTGTTGTGGGCGACGCAGGAGATGGAAACCCGTTACCTGATGATGCGGGAGTTCGGGGTGCGAAATGTCGACAGCTACAACCAGGCGCTCGCGACCGGAGCCAAGCCGGTCGAGTTGAAGCCCCCAGCCCCCAGCGAAGGGCAGGGAGTGACCGCGCAGCCCTTCGAGCATCGGAAACTTTCGAAAATCGTGATCGTAATCGACGAGCTGGCCGATCTGCTGCTGAGCGAGGGTAAGACCATCGAGCGCGATATCTCGCGGCTCGCGGCCAAGGCGCGCGCTGCCGGAATTCACCTGATTCTCGCCACGCAGCGGCCCTCGGTCGATGTAATTACCGGACTGATAAAGGCGAATCTTCCGGCGCGCATCTCATTCCAGGTGACTTCCCGGGTGGACTCGCGCACCATCCTGGATTCGATCGGCGCCGAGCGGTTGCTCGGCGCGGGCGACATGTTGTTCTTGCCACCGGGTACCGCGAAGCTTCGCCGCCTGCACGGACCTTTCGTTTCGGAGCACGAAATCCGCAGGCTGACGGATTTTCTGCGCGAGCAGGGGGCGCCCGAGTATAGAATGGAAATTCTGGAAACTACCGCGCCCGGCGAGGATGGCAGCCCCGAGGGCGATCAGGAACACGACGAAATGTACGATGACGCGGTCCGCATCGTGATGGAAACCAACCAGGCTTCGATCTCCATGATCCAGCGGCGCCTGAGAATCGGTTACAATCGTGCGGCGCGGATGGTGGAGCAAATGGAACGCGAGGGTATCGTCATGCCGGCGGACGGCGCGCGGCCGCGTGAGGTACGCCTTCGCAGCGCCAACTAA
- a CDS encoding single-stranded DNA-binding protein: MSVNKVLLIGNLGRDPEVRYLPSGNPVANFSIATSENYTDRNGTKQERTDWHNIVVYGKQAELCGQYLKKGRQVFVEGRISYRNYEAKDGTGKRYVTDIVAQRVQFLGGRAGAGADDLGDLGGGRGGVGQPGGGDLPPMDDEDIPF; this comes from the coding sequence ATGTCCGTAAACAAGGTTCTTTTGATCGGCAATCTCGGACGAGATCCCGAAGTCCGCTACCTACCGTCCGGCAACCCCGTGGCAAACTTTTCCATCGCGACCAGCGAAAATTACACCGATCGCAACGGCACCAAGCAGGAGCGCACCGACTGGCACAACATCGTTGTCTACGGCAAGCAGGCGGAGCTCTGCGGACAATACCTCAAAAAAGGCCGCCAGGTTTTTGTGGAGGGGCGAATTTCATATCGAAACTATGAAGCCAAAGACGGGACCGGCAAACGCTACGTAACCGACATCGTGGCTCAACGCGTGCAGTTCTTGGGTGGACGGGCCGGCGCGGGAGCCGATGACCTCGGGGACTTGGGCGGCGGCCGCGGTGGCGTGGGCCAACCGGGTGGCGGCGACCTGCCACCGATGGACGACGAGGATATCCCGTTCTGA